A window of Brachybacterium fresconis contains these coding sequences:
- a CDS encoding helix-turn-helix domain-containing protein, which translates to MAGYRIDRELEDFGEHVRGWRMVLGLTAQQVAERASITRTTLRKIETGDPTVSFGSVAQVLRALGVLEQSVEAIDPLRSDIGRLRAGKLGRRRAR; encoded by the coding sequence ATGGCCGGTTACAGGATCGACCGAGAGCTCGAGGACTTCGGTGAGCATGTGCGCGGCTGGCGCATGGTGCTCGGGCTGACGGCGCAGCAGGTCGCCGAGCGCGCCAGCATCACGCGGACCACTCTGCGCAAGATCGAGACCGGCGATCCGACCGTGAGCTTCGGCAGCGTCGCCCAGGTGCTGCGCGCACTCGGCGTGCTCGAGCAGAGCGTCGAGGCCATCGATCCGCTCCGCAGCGACATCGGCCGCCTGCGCGCGGGCAAGCTCGGGAGGAGGCGCGCCCGATGA
- a CDS encoding type II toxin-antitoxin system HipA family toxin: MTATTVEVVIGESDPPRLVGRAHFTRQRGRISTTFLYDDEYLASDGMSVDPALPLVSGAQHQNGLVRAFADSAPDRWGRGLVEKAERARAREQERAPRRLDDLDFLLGVSDDTRQGALRFRHPGRDAFLGKPSSVPRLVSLPELLHASDVLASDEDPSAAVKQLLDTGTTGLGGARPKASVRLEDGSLAIAKFPHGSDQWDVMAWEATVLDLLENAGIRTPERRLTRVGERSVLILRRFDRTLTGDRLGYISAMTAVGSVDGEHRDYAEIAETMRDLALSPRKDHHELFDRVVASVALGNTDDHLRNHGFLADRGSWMMSPVFDVNPNPDPYRPRSTSILGADVFPDEADALIALAEECSLDSDHARQRITHVTSALSSWQDQARRNRIPEREISLMAESIKPRCEAVTRAAG; the protein is encoded by the coding sequence ATGACCGCGACCACCGTCGAGGTCGTGATCGGGGAGTCGGATCCTCCTCGCCTGGTCGGCCGAGCCCACTTCACCAGACAGCGAGGCCGTATCTCCACGACCTTCCTCTATGACGACGAGTACCTTGCCAGTGACGGCATGTCCGTCGATCCAGCGCTGCCTCTGGTCTCCGGTGCTCAGCATCAGAACGGTCTCGTCCGCGCCTTTGCCGACAGTGCCCCCGATCGCTGGGGACGCGGTCTCGTCGAGAAGGCGGAGCGGGCGCGGGCGCGCGAGCAGGAACGAGCACCGCGACGCCTGGACGATCTCGACTTCCTCCTGGGGGTCAGTGATGACACCCGCCAGGGAGCGCTGCGCTTCCGTCATCCGGGCCGCGACGCATTCCTCGGCAAACCCTCGAGCGTGCCGAGGCTGGTCTCGCTGCCAGAACTCCTGCACGCCTCCGACGTGCTGGCCTCGGACGAGGATCCGTCGGCGGCCGTGAAGCAGCTGCTGGACACCGGGACCACGGGACTGGGCGGCGCGCGACCCAAGGCCTCGGTGCGTCTGGAGGACGGGTCCCTGGCCATCGCGAAATTCCCGCACGGAAGCGATCAGTGGGACGTGATGGCCTGGGAGGCCACCGTGCTGGACCTGCTCGAGAACGCCGGTATCCGCACTCCGGAGCGTCGGCTCACGCGCGTGGGTGAGCGCAGCGTGCTGATCCTGCGACGGTTCGACCGCACCCTCACCGGCGATCGTCTCGGATACATCAGCGCTATGACGGCAGTCGGCTCGGTCGACGGGGAGCACCGAGACTATGCCGAGATCGCTGAGACAATGCGCGACCTGGCTCTGTCCCCGCGCAAGGATCACCACGAGCTCTTCGACCGAGTCGTCGCCAGCGTCGCGCTCGGCAATACCGACGACCACCTCCGCAACCACGGTTTCCTCGCCGACCGGGGCTCGTGGATGATGAGCCCGGTATTCGACGTGAACCCGAATCCCGACCCGTACCGACCGCGGTCGACCTCGATCCTCGGAGCCGACGTATTTCCCGACGAGGCCGACGCGCTGATCGCGCTGGCCGAAGAATGCAGTCTCGATTCCGATCATGCGAGACAGCGGATCACGCACGTCACGTCGGCCTTGTCGAGCTGGCAGGACCAGGCACGCAGGAATCGGATCCCTGAACGAGAGATCTCTCTGATGGCCGAGTCCATCAAGCCGCGATGTGAGGCCGTCACGCGCGCCGCAGGGTGA
- a CDS encoding GMC oxidoreductase has translation MVSDTASSAAAREHIARALDPVLATDELIAELAGRLEALDATAPVGWSDVVARHSPGDPDSERDLRIIVGDLLYEHGLAPDRVGPELAPHVQTWSPPAPESLAPLLLDQAAFATPESLTDHYDAIVIGSGAGGGMAAQTLAEDGRRILVIERGALPDRSRLLTDHLRTPRSALGLFPWSGPGPEAEPRTVSIGETAPRDVVAGEGLWGDNAMTIGGGTRVYGAQAWRFGPRDLAMASTYGVPEGSSLADWPLAYEDLEPYYTRVEQLLGVSGGPSADPWEGPRGAELPMGPLERSPLGQRLAAAAGRLGLGTQPVPLLINTRERAGRAACVRCSQCVGLDCPVGARAGSHNTTLPAALGTGNATLLAAAQASRIDVGPDGRARAVELVGDKDGKIWRRRIRTELVVLAAGAIESARLLLDSATDTHPDGLGNDTDQVGRHLQGHAYGGAGALFDEEVVDLKGPGPDISTADFRHGNDGVLGGGILADEFVPTPADAQRALRRNGLVDPTTPVGSPAMERTMLRLGTVVGPIQEVTTADSRVRIDRSRHDRSGRSLVHLSGSLHPEDLRGREMLSTRAAEWLAEAGAAQVRRMPPLGGLTPPSNGQHQAGTCRMGTDPAHSVVDPGGRVWGHPNIVVADGSTHVTGGGANPVLTIYANSLRISEGVTRAG, from the coding sequence ATGGTGTCCGACACCGCCTCGTCAGCCGCAGCCCGCGAGCACATCGCCCGCGCCCTCGACCCCGTACTCGCCACCGACGAGCTCATCGCCGAGCTGGCCGGGCGCCTGGAGGCCCTCGACGCCACCGCGCCCGTCGGCTGGAGCGACGTCGTCGCCCGCCACTCCCCCGGCGACCCGGACTCCGAGCGGGACCTGCGCATCATCGTCGGCGATCTGCTCTACGAACACGGTCTCGCCCCCGACCGGGTCGGCCCCGAGCTCGCCCCGCACGTGCAGACATGGTCGCCGCCGGCGCCGGAGAGCCTCGCCCCGCTGCTGCTGGACCAAGCCGCCTTCGCCACCCCGGAGTCGCTCACCGACCACTACGACGCGATCGTCATCGGCTCCGGAGCCGGGGGCGGGATGGCCGCGCAGACACTCGCCGAGGACGGCCGCCGGATCCTCGTCATCGAGCGCGGTGCGCTGCCGGACCGGAGCCGGCTGCTCACCGACCACCTGCGCACCCCGCGATCGGCGCTGGGCCTGTTCCCCTGGTCCGGCCCCGGGCCCGAGGCCGAACCGCGCACGGTGAGCATCGGCGAGACCGCCCCGCGCGACGTGGTCGCGGGCGAGGGGCTGTGGGGCGACAATGCGATGACCATCGGCGGCGGCACCCGCGTCTACGGCGCGCAGGCCTGGCGGTTCGGACCACGCGACCTCGCGATGGCCAGCACCTACGGCGTCCCCGAGGGCAGCTCGCTGGCGGACTGGCCGCTCGCCTACGAGGATCTGGAGCCGTACTACACCCGCGTGGAGCAGCTGCTCGGCGTCAGCGGCGGTCCGTCGGCCGACCCCTGGGAGGGGCCCCGCGGCGCTGAGCTGCCGATGGGACCGCTGGAACGCTCCCCGCTCGGGCAGCGGCTCGCCGCGGCCGCCGGGCGCCTGGGGCTGGGCACCCAACCGGTGCCGCTGCTGATCAACACCCGCGAGCGGGCCGGGCGGGCGGCCTGCGTGCGCTGCTCGCAGTGCGTGGGGCTGGACTGCCCCGTCGGCGCCCGCGCCGGCAGCCACAACACCACCCTGCCCGCCGCACTCGGCACCGGGAACGCGACCCTGCTGGCTGCCGCGCAGGCCTCCCGGATCGACGTCGGGCCCGACGGGCGAGCCCGCGCGGTCGAACTGGTCGGCGATAAGGACGGAAAGATCTGGCGGCGCCGGATCCGCACCGAGCTCGTGGTCCTGGCGGCCGGGGCGATCGAGAGCGCGCGCCTGCTGCTGGACAGCGCCACCGACACCCATCCCGACGGCCTCGGCAACGACACCGACCAGGTGGGCCGTCACCTGCAGGGCCACGCCTACGGCGGGGCCGGCGCCCTGTTCGACGAGGAGGTCGTGGATCTGAAGGGGCCCGGGCCGGACATCTCCACGGCGGACTTCCGCCACGGCAACGACGGGGTCCTCGGCGGGGGGATCCTCGCCGACGAGTTCGTGCCCACCCCGGCCGATGCCCAGAGGGCCCTGCGCCGCAATGGCCTCGTCGATCCCACCACCCCCGTCGGCTCCCCCGCGATGGAACGGACGATGCTGCGCCTGGGCACCGTCGTCGGCCCCATCCAGGAGGTCACCACCGCGGACTCCCGCGTGCGGATCGACCGCAGCCGCCACGACCGATCCGGCCGCTCGCTCGTGCACCTGTCCGGCAGTCTGCACCCCGAGGACCTGCGCGGACGCGAGATGCTCTCGACCCGCGCCGCCGAATGGCTGGCCGAGGCCGGCGCGGCGCAGGTGCGGCGGATGCCGCCGCTGGGCGGCCTCACCCCGCCCAGCAACGGACAGCACCAGGCCGGGACCTGCCGGATGGGGACGGATCCCGCGCACTCCGTGGTCGATCCCGGCGGCCGCGTGTGGGGCCATCCGAACATCGTCGTCGCCGACGGCTCCACCCACGTCACGGGCGGCGGCGCGAACCCGGTGCTGACGATCTACGCCAACTCGCTGCGGATCAGCGAGGGCGTGACGCGGGCGGGCTGA
- a CDS encoding TetR/AcrR family transcriptional regulator, translated as MSTRRGPGRPPGAPAARREQLIEVTIELVGDQGYPAATLGRIAEAAGLSKASVLHHVPTVAELLAAAYEQVLASLVAEVGAAVEVAAVTDRPGVYVIAMIGYFRDHPRHTRVASEALVHLGRPGQSQERWEPLARLLEQARTARGLPPAADLRTAALAIGGAIDAIVREQQTDPDYDSTDAAEQLAAAVTTTLLSPPASRPR; from the coding sequence ATGTCAACCAGGAGAGGTCCCGGACGTCCCCCCGGTGCGCCCGCGGCGCGCCGCGAGCAGCTGATCGAGGTCACCATCGAGCTGGTCGGCGACCAGGGGTACCCAGCGGCCACGCTGGGCCGGATCGCGGAGGCGGCCGGACTGAGCAAGGCCAGCGTGCTGCACCATGTGCCCACGGTCGCGGAGCTGCTCGCCGCCGCGTACGAGCAGGTGCTCGCCTCCCTGGTCGCCGAGGTGGGCGCCGCCGTCGAGGTCGCCGCGGTGACGGACCGTCCCGGCGTCTACGTCATCGCGATGATCGGCTATTTCCGCGATCATCCCCGACACACGCGAGTGGCCTCCGAGGCCCTCGTCCACCTGGGGCGGCCCGGGCAGTCGCAGGAGCGCTGGGAGCCTCTCGCCCGGCTGCTCGAGCAGGCGCGCACGGCCCGCGGCCTGCCACCGGCCGCGGATCTGCGCACCGCCGCCCTCGCCATCGGCGGCGCCATCGATGCGATCGTGCGGGAGCAGCAGACGGATCCGGACTACGACAGCACCGACGCGGCCGAGCAGCTGGCCGCTGCGGTCACGACGACGCTCCTCAGCCCGCCCGCGTCACGCCCTCGCTGA
- a CDS encoding alpha/beta fold hydrolase has translation MPEHPTPPRPRRRRLLLAGGLVCTLAVGFALGSTKAAPVGHWRSAEGRATYLEAYDAAFAALPEPAETYDVRTDYGVVRVYRFDGSGDLEHPVLVLPGTAAGMPVMADNIPSLLEVGDVYAMDLLGEPGRSIQDRPITSDPDKAAWLHQALDGLPEKRFHALGLSIGGWTATNLALHHDEHLASLTTLDPVQTYDDIPLGTVVRSIPAAFGWMPKGWRDSFNSYIAGGAPVQDDPVGRMTEAGMHSYRMAQPQPTRITPEQLGTLEVPVLAIIAGQSVMLDPEDAAETARSALPDGRVEVFPEATHAINGEYPEKIAGLVDDFAAEIEAR, from the coding sequence ATGCCCGAGCACCCGACCCCACCACGACCTCGCCGTCGACGCCTCCTGCTCGCCGGAGGGCTGGTGTGCACCCTGGCGGTGGGCTTCGCCCTCGGCTCCACCAAAGCCGCGCCGGTCGGCCACTGGCGCTCGGCCGAGGGGCGAGCCACCTATCTCGAGGCCTACGATGCCGCCTTCGCCGCGCTCCCCGAGCCTGCCGAGACCTACGACGTGCGCACCGACTACGGTGTGGTGCGCGTGTATCGCTTCGACGGTTCCGGAGACCTCGAGCACCCGGTGCTGGTGCTGCCCGGCACCGCCGCCGGGATGCCCGTCATGGCGGACAACATCCCCTCCCTGCTGGAGGTCGGCGACGTCTACGCCATGGATCTGCTCGGTGAGCCCGGTCGCAGCATCCAGGACCGACCGATCACCTCCGACCCGGACAAGGCTGCCTGGCTCCATCAGGCCCTCGACGGCCTGCCCGAGAAGCGATTCCACGCGCTCGGGCTCTCCATCGGCGGGTGGACGGCGACGAACCTCGCCCTCCACCACGACGAGCACCTGGCCAGTCTGACCACCCTTGATCCGGTCCAGACCTACGACGACATCCCCCTGGGCACCGTCGTCCGCTCGATCCCGGCCGCCTTCGGCTGGATGCCGAAGGGGTGGCGCGACTCCTTCAACTCCTACATCGCCGGCGGGGCCCCGGTGCAGGACGACCCGGTGGGACGCATGACCGAAGCGGGCATGCACAGCTACCGCATGGCCCAGCCCCAGCCCACCCGGATCACCCCCGAGCAGCTCGGCACGCTCGAGGTCCCGGTGCTCGCGATCATCGCGGGGCAGTCGGTCATGCTCGATCCCGAGGACGCCGCCGAGACCGCTCGCTCGGCCCTGCCCGACGGCCGGGTGGAGGTCTTCCCCGAAGCCACCCACGCCATCAACGGCGAATACCCCGAGAAGATCGCTGGCCTCGTCGACGACTTCGCCGCCGAGATCGAGGCCCGCTGA
- a CDS encoding alpha/beta fold hydrolase codes for MLDHPTVRGPVRLGLLTVGLLGAASLGAAFTARGSSPVGHWRSAAGRATYFAAYDATFADLPHPAATLDVRTDYGVVRVYRFTGHGTTRCPLLLLPGTTSGAPMWADNLPSLLQIGDVYALDLLGEPGHSIQDRPISDDADKAAWLAQVIAALPEQSVHLVGLSIGGWTALNLALHHPDGIAGVSLLDPVVSFADIPWATIVRSPAAVLPWLPRSWRDAFTSYVSGGAEVEDMPVAHMIEAGMAHYRMTAPPPTRITPERLGELTVPVLAIIAGRSVIHDPSQAAETARAALPDGRVVVLADASHALSGEYPEEIAALIADFVAEVGAR; via the coding sequence ATGCTCGATCACCCCACCGTCCGAGGTCCCGTACGGCTCGGACTTCTCACCGTCGGTCTCCTCGGTGCCGCATCCCTGGGTGCTGCGTTCACCGCACGAGGATCCTCCCCTGTCGGCCACTGGCGTTCCGCCGCAGGCAGAGCAACCTACTTCGCCGCCTACGACGCCACCTTCGCAGATCTCCCCCACCCCGCCGCGACCCTGGACGTGCGCACCGACTACGGCGTGGTGCGCGTCTACCGGTTCACGGGACACGGCACGACACGCTGCCCGCTGCTGCTCCTGCCCGGCACCACGTCGGGAGCCCCGATGTGGGCCGACAATCTGCCCTCCCTGCTGCAGATCGGCGACGTCTACGCCCTCGACCTGCTCGGAGAACCCGGACACAGCATCCAGGACCGGCCCATCTCCGACGACGCCGACAAAGCGGCCTGGCTGGCCCAGGTGATCGCCGCCCTGCCCGAGCAGAGCGTCCACCTCGTCGGGCTCTCCATCGGCGGCTGGACCGCCCTGAACCTCGCGCTCCATCACCCGGACGGGATCGCCGGCGTGAGTCTCCTCGACCCGGTGGTGAGCTTCGCCGACATCCCCTGGGCCACGATCGTGCGGTCACCGGCCGCGGTGCTGCCCTGGCTTCCGCGCTCCTGGCGCGATGCCTTCACCTCCTACGTCTCGGGCGGCGCCGAGGTCGAGGACATGCCGGTGGCCCACATGATCGAGGCCGGCATGGCGCACTACCGGATGACCGCGCCGCCTCCCACGCGCATCACCCCGGAGCGGCTCGGCGAGCTCACGGTCCCGGTTCTCGCGATCATCGCCGGACGATCGGTCATCCACGATCCGTCACAGGCGGCCGAGACCGCTCGAGCCGCTCTGCCCGATGGACGCGTGGTCGTGCTCGCCGACGCCTCCCACGCCCTCAGCGGCGAGTACCCCGAGGAGATCGCCGCCCTGATCGCCGACTTCGTCGCGGAGGTCGGGGCGCGCTGA
- a CDS encoding short-chain fatty acid transporter: MSSAPETRSTRKEGTAISRAMRPLNHVVERFIPSALVFSIVLTFIVAILGLLLTPTGPADLIVAWGDGLAGLLAFMTQMALILLLGHMLANTGPVRKLLAFLASIPRTELAAYVFVFVVAAAASLITWGLGLVVGGLLAREVAYQGRERGLTLHFPMLVAAGFGGFVLWHMGYSASGPLTAATEGSFLMDSLGGRPIPITETVFSGWNMIAAAVTILVVALALFLVAPRRGDAVKELEIDAREAAEDGQEEVVTPADRLDASRFVTGLIGLALVAYLVLHFSRGGTLTLDTVNWSFLALILLLVKNPFELIHLTKNAASNVGEILLQFPLYAGILGMMVGSGLVQVFSDAFVSISTTSTFGLFAFLAAGLVNFFVPSGGGQFAVQGPIMLNAGAELGVDPSITIMAVSYGDQWTNMIQPFWALPLLAIAGLKMRDILGYTTIVLIASGLVFAGTLLIVSL; this comes from the coding sequence ATGTCCAGCGCGCCCGAAACCCGCAGCACCCGCAAGGAGGGCACGGCGATCTCCCGCGCCATGCGCCCTCTGAACCACGTGGTGGAGCGATTCATCCCCTCCGCCCTGGTGTTCTCCATCGTGCTGACCTTCATCGTGGCGATCCTCGGCCTGCTCCTGACGCCCACCGGCCCGGCGGATCTGATCGTGGCCTGGGGCGACGGGTTGGCCGGGCTGCTGGCCTTCATGACCCAGATGGCGCTGATCCTGCTGCTGGGGCACATGCTCGCCAACACCGGGCCGGTGCGGAAGCTCTTGGCCTTCCTCGCCTCGATTCCGAGGACCGAGCTGGCCGCGTACGTGTTCGTGTTCGTGGTCGCCGCGGCCGCCTCCCTCATCACCTGGGGCCTCGGCCTCGTGGTCGGCGGCCTGCTGGCCCGGGAGGTCGCCTACCAGGGCCGCGAACGCGGGCTGACGCTGCACTTCCCGATGCTGGTGGCCGCCGGATTCGGCGGGTTCGTTCTCTGGCACATGGGCTACTCGGCCTCGGGCCCGCTGACCGCCGCCACCGAGGGCTCGTTCCTGATGGACTCGCTCGGCGGGCGGCCGATCCCGATCACCGAGACCGTGTTCTCCGGATGGAACATGATCGCCGCCGCGGTGACCATCCTGGTGGTCGCCCTCGCCCTGTTCCTGGTGGCCCCGCGGCGCGGCGACGCGGTCAAGGAGCTGGAGATCGACGCCCGCGAGGCAGCGGAGGACGGGCAGGAGGAGGTCGTCACCCCGGCGGACCGGCTTGATGCCAGCCGCTTCGTGACCGGCTTGATCGGGCTCGCGCTGGTCGCCTACCTGGTGCTGCACTTCAGCCGGGGCGGCACCTTGACCCTGGACACCGTGAACTGGTCCTTCCTCGCCCTGATCCTGCTGCTGGTGAAGAACCCCTTCGAGCTGATCCACCTGACCAAGAACGCCGCCTCCAACGTGGGCGAGATCCTGCTGCAGTTCCCGCTGTACGCCGGGATCCTGGGGATGATGGTCGGCTCCGGGCTGGTGCAGGTCTTCTCCGATGCCTTCGTCTCGATCTCCACGACGAGCACCTTCGGCCTGTTCGCCTTCCTGGCGGCGGGTCTGGTGAACTTCTTCGTCCCCTCCGGCGGCGGGCAGTTCGCCGTGCAGGGGCCGATCATGCTGAACGCCGGCGCAGAGCTCGGCGTGGACCCGTCGATCACCATCATGGCGGTCTCCTACGGCGACCAGTGGACGAACATGATCCAGCCCTTCTGGGCGCTCCCGCTGCTGGCCATCGCCGGGCTGAAGATGCGCGACATCCTCGGCTACACCACGATCGTGCTGATCGCCTCCGGGCTGGTGTTCGCGGGCACGCTGCTGATCGTCTCGCTCTGA
- a CDS encoding polysaccharide pyruvyl transferase family protein: protein MTKRYLMRLGKSPFDVADAFHTLDRNWLGTNSGNLIYGAASHKLFSTQDTVVEANHYRINGKMADQVNAEYDGFILPLANCFRPDFEDHLRRTADFLERLTIPFVMLSGGAQLPLDGDPSALRAMEPTITRFARAVLSGSSALTVRGEMTAEYLRSLGFHDVVVVGCPSLTLHGPGHRVEVPETLAPGAPIAYNLETKDPFGGDLIADAERHYRATYIAQEHGTLELMLWATSPYDADDPRLPLERSHPQFTAARAEMYIDAYPWIGRLEQMAFSFGARAHGNIAAVLAGTPSVMLAHDSRTLELAQHHGIPYLIRGSEHMPHSVQELYSQADFTEFNRGHLERFETLSSFLHENGFEHIYDPGQESARADYERRVAEMSFPPAVRPTWIGESPEATQRHAVLQDRDVRRKKTQAAIRREATNREKRTQEQLAQLSLRVEEVGQRLEQEQRRADAAEKRREAAEKHAAKAEARLTTLDERLRTITQQVGEANDRAQRAVRIPTRLKDALTRSPRER, encoded by the coding sequence GTGACGAAGCGATATCTGATGCGGCTCGGCAAATCGCCGTTCGATGTCGCCGATGCCTTCCACACGCTCGATCGCAACTGGCTCGGCACCAACAGCGGCAACCTCATCTACGGGGCCGCCTCCCACAAGCTCTTCTCGACCCAGGACACGGTGGTCGAGGCGAACCACTACCGCATCAACGGAAAGATGGCGGACCAGGTCAATGCCGAGTACGACGGGTTCATCCTGCCGCTTGCCAACTGCTTCCGCCCGGATTTCGAGGACCATCTGCGGCGGACCGCCGATTTCCTCGAGCGGCTCACCATCCCCTTCGTGATGCTCTCCGGCGGGGCGCAGCTGCCCCTGGACGGGGATCCTTCCGCGCTGAGGGCGATGGAGCCCACGATCACGCGGTTCGCCCGGGCGGTCCTCAGCGGCTCCAGCGCGCTGACGGTGCGCGGCGAGATGACCGCGGAGTACCTGCGCTCCCTCGGCTTCCACGACGTGGTGGTCGTGGGATGCCCCTCGCTGACCCTCCACGGGCCGGGGCACCGGGTGGAGGTGCCCGAGACCCTCGCTCCCGGGGCACCGATCGCCTACAACCTGGAGACCAAGGACCCTTTCGGCGGCGACCTCATCGCGGACGCGGAGCGCCACTACCGGGCCACCTACATCGCGCAGGAGCACGGCACCCTGGAGCTCATGCTCTGGGCGACCTCGCCGTACGACGCCGACGATCCGCGGCTGCCGTTGGAGCGGTCCCATCCGCAGTTCACCGCGGCGCGGGCAGAGATGTACATCGACGCCTACCCGTGGATCGGCCGGCTGGAGCAGATGGCGTTCTCCTTCGGGGCGCGAGCCCACGGCAACATCGCCGCCGTGCTGGCCGGCACCCCCAGCGTGATGCTGGCCCATGACTCCCGCACCCTCGAGCTGGCGCAGCACCACGGCATCCCGTACCTGATCCGCGGCAGCGAGCACATGCCGCACTCGGTGCAGGAGCTGTACTCCCAGGCCGACTTCACGGAGTTCAACCGGGGACACCTCGAACGGTTCGAGACCCTGAGCTCCTTCCTGCACGAGAACGGCTTCGAGCACATCTACGACCCCGGTCAGGAATCGGCCCGGGCGGACTACGAGCGGCGGGTCGCGGAGATGTCCTTCCCGCCCGCGGTCCGGCCGACGTGGATCGGGGAGTCCCCGGAAGCCACGCAGCGGCACGCCGTGCTGCAGGACCGGGACGTCCGGCGCAAGAAGACCCAGGCCGCGATCCGTCGCGAGGCCACCAACCGGGAGAAGCGGACCCAGGAGCAGCTCGCGCAGCTCAGCCTCCGGGTGGAGGAGGTCGGGCAGCGTCTCGAGCAGGAGCAGCGGCGCGCCGACGCCGCGGAGAAGCGCAGGGAGGCGGCGGAGAAGCACGCCGCGAAGGCCGAGGCGAGGCTGACGACGCTCGACGAGCGCCTGCGCACGATCACTCAGCAGGTGGGGGAGGCGAACGACCGGGCGCAGCGGGCGGTGCGGATCCCGACCCGCCTCAAGGACGCGCTGACGCGATCGCCGCGGGAGCGGTGA
- a CDS encoding TetR/AcrR family transcriptional regulator, whose amino-acid sequence MDADTPPLPGRPRSADADRAVLEAALTLFLEGGVEAVKIDAAAKRSGVTRATVYRRYPRREDLIIAAITEAYRVHLDRPTPENPTVADMVDGIAGALADRRVRGLLRRMMSVPYDHPQLFARYRAETASDARDQVIHLVLARAEADGQLPPGADLPMIQALFAGSISTHLLTHSDDEPLEDVVAYLYRVLRTLGLEQDDSAVARTAADATRESR is encoded by the coding sequence ATGGACGCCGACACTCCTCCCCTCCCCGGCCGGCCCCGCAGCGCCGATGCGGATCGCGCTGTGCTCGAGGCCGCGCTGACCCTGTTCCTCGAGGGCGGCGTCGAGGCCGTGAAGATCGATGCCGCAGCGAAGCGGTCCGGCGTCACCCGGGCCACCGTCTACCGCCGGTACCCGCGGCGGGAGGACCTGATCATCGCGGCGATCACCGAGGCGTACCGCGTCCACTTGGACAGGCCTACGCCGGAGAACCCGACCGTCGCGGACATGGTCGACGGCATCGCCGGCGCCCTCGCGGACCGGCGGGTCCGCGGGCTTCTGCGGAGGATGATGTCCGTCCCCTACGACCACCCACAGCTCTTCGCGCGCTACCGCGCAGAGACCGCGAGCGATGCTCGGGACCAGGTCATCCATCTGGTGCTCGCCCGGGCGGAGGCCGACGGTCAGCTGCCGCCGGGCGCCGATCTCCCGATGATCCAGGCCCTGTTCGCGGGGTCCATCAGCACCCATCTGCTCACCCATAGCGACGACGAGCCGCTCGAGGACGTCGTCGCGTATCTGTACCGGGTGCTGCGCACCCTCGGGCTCGAGCAGGACGACTCCGCCGTGGCGAGGACCGCGGCGGACGCGACGAGGGAGTCCCGATGA